A genomic region of Desulfonatronum thiodismutans contains the following coding sequences:
- a CDS encoding CoA activase, with the protein MEMPPEKPTSSFAERMTQKVGRFDVTGRTLLVPDMAPIGSRLLAASFRAFGVPAVVMPTYTHLHLGKEFTSGKECFPCQVTLGDILGFLEEEKKRLGEAFDVTQYVYFMPEADGPCRFGMYNKMHRLVLDRFPEFKDIPILYMSTADGYASTGVLPGDKAKLFRRLAYVATILADVLDRITWRVRPYEREPGLTDAYMAKALEEMIELIERRGEARDFNALYELLGKIAAGAKELIDPSKPRKPKIGIVGEIYLRTHPDSNQNIVGELERFGAEVVDASLGEWVNYVTFEQHRNIRKDWRQAWKRMDVGALVDATRKWADSRIEMAWQGWRQNQVYKKALEHLDIQGDHAITTVEDKLDNDSLFTFDIGTEAALSIGGALEYVHDNFDGVVNVFPFTCMPSTITSAILKPLLLKMNVPYLDASYDGAIQPNREVAIRTFMYQAAQHQAARGEKTGAATTTPSR; encoded by the coding sequence ATGGAAATGCCCCCCGAAAAACCGACTTCCTCCTTCGCGGAACGGATGACCCAGAAGGTCGGCCGCTTCGACGTCACCGGCAGGACCCTGCTGGTCCCGGACATGGCCCCCATCGGCTCCCGGCTGCTGGCCGCCAGCTTTCGGGCCTTCGGGGTTCCGGCCGTGGTCATGCCCACTTACACCCATTTGCACCTGGGCAAGGAGTTCACCTCCGGCAAGGAGTGCTTTCCCTGTCAGGTCACCCTGGGGGACATTCTCGGGTTCCTGGAGGAGGAGAAGAAGCGGTTGGGCGAGGCCTTCGACGTTACCCAGTACGTCTACTTCATGCCCGAAGCCGACGGTCCCTGTCGCTTCGGGATGTACAACAAGATGCACCGCCTGGTTCTGGACCGCTTCCCGGAGTTCAAGGACATCCCCATTCTCTACATGTCCACGGCGGACGGCTACGCCTCCACGGGGGTCCTGCCCGGGGACAAGGCCAAGCTGTTTCGCCGCCTGGCCTACGTGGCCACGATCCTGGCCGACGTTCTGGACCGGATCACCTGGCGGGTACGGCCCTACGAGCGCGAACCCGGTTTAACCGACGCCTACATGGCCAAGGCCCTGGAAGAGATGATCGAATTGATTGAGCGCCGCGGCGAGGCCCGGGACTTCAACGCCCTGTACGAGCTGCTGGGCAAAATCGCCGCCGGGGCCAAGGAGCTTATCGATCCGTCCAAGCCCCGCAAGCCGAAGATCGGCATTGTCGGCGAAATCTACCTGCGCACCCATCCGGATTCCAACCAGAACATCGTCGGCGAGCTGGAGCGCTTCGGCGCGGAGGTCGTGGATGCCTCCCTGGGCGAATGGGTGAACTACGTGACCTTTGAGCAACACCGGAACATTCGCAAGGACTGGCGGCAGGCCTGGAAGCGGATGGACGTCGGGGCTCTGGTGGACGCCACTCGGAAGTGGGCGGACAGCCGGATCGAGATGGCCTGGCAGGGCTGGCGGCAGAATCAGGTTTACAAGAAGGCCCTGGAACACCTGGACATCCAGGGCGATCACGCCATCACCACGGTGGAGGACAAGCTGGACAACGACAGCCTGTTCACCTTCGACATCGGCACCGAGGCGGCCCTGAGCATCGGCGGGGCGCTGGAATACGTGCACGACAACTTCGACGGCGTGGTCAACGTCTTCCCCTTCACCTGCATGCCCAGCACCATCACCTCGGCCATCCTCAAGCCCCTGCTCCTGAAAATGAACGTCCCCTACCTGGACGCCTCCTACGACGGAGCCATCCAACCCAACCGCGAAGTGGCCATTCGAACCTTCATGTACCAGGCCGCGCAGCATCAGGCGGCGCGGGGGGAGAAAACGGGCGCGGCTACCACAACACCTTCTCGATAA
- a CDS encoding class I SAM-dependent methyltransferase has product MTERINKEQAAVYDRWHETETGTFALAQEKRLLQHFMAPWTRRQQKLLEVGCGPGRFLQFFWESGFDVSGLDASPAMLELARERLGNRAELHLGQAEHLPFQDKEFDVVALLTLLEFCPDPEPVLQEALRVARKAVLVTFLNKHSLYALARRSGLRRKRNGFLRNARWFSWWEISALLRKQAGPRPMISQSVLIGPQRTWSAKSCWRKLNCRLWPPFVGAYAGVRYDLVGDAPLTPIMAWKEKAKLRPMEQPASSGANRSGENG; this is encoded by the coding sequence TTGACCGAGCGCATCAACAAGGAACAGGCCGCGGTTTACGACCGGTGGCATGAGACCGAGACCGGGACCTTTGCCCTGGCCCAGGAGAAACGGCTGTTGCAGCATTTCATGGCGCCCTGGACCAGGAGACAGCAGAAGCTGTTGGAGGTGGGGTGCGGGCCGGGGCGGTTTTTGCAGTTTTTCTGGGAGAGCGGGTTCGACGTCTCCGGGCTGGATGCTTCCCCGGCCATGCTGGAGCTGGCTCGGGAGCGACTGGGGAACCGGGCCGAGCTGCATCTGGGGCAGGCGGAGCATTTGCCGTTTCAGGACAAGGAATTCGACGTGGTGGCCCTGCTGACCTTGCTGGAATTCTGCCCAGACCCGGAACCGGTGCTGCAAGAGGCCCTGCGCGTGGCCCGGAAGGCCGTCCTGGTCACCTTTCTGAACAAGCACTCCCTGTACGCCCTGGCCCGGCGCAGCGGACTGCGGCGGAAAAGGAACGGCTTTCTCCGCAATGCCCGCTGGTTTTCCTGGTGGGAAATCAGCGCCCTGCTTCGGAAACAGGCCGGACCGCGGCCCATGATTTCGCAATCCGTGCTCATCGGCCCGCAGCGGACCTGGTCGGCCAAATCGTGCTGGCGCAAGCTGAATTGCCGGCTCTGGCCGCCTTTTGTCGGCGCGTATGCCGGGGTGCGGTATGACCTGGTGGGTGATGCGCCGTTGACTCCGATCATGGCCTGGAAGGAAAAGGCCAAGCTGCGGCCCATGGAGCAGCCGGCGTCCTCGGGCGCGAACCGGAGCGGGGAGAACGGGTAA
- a CDS encoding DNA alkylation repair protein → MLYEARDALRKFSSEADARHLQRFFKTGPGEYGEGDRFIGVRVPATRKVARMFRAMPPADAQTLLTSEIHEERLLALLILIGHYQRGTADQKQEIFDLYLANTRHINNWDLVDVSAEHVVGAHLWDKNRDPLINLARSADLWERRIAVMATFHFIKKHQFDDTLKIAEMLLSDAHDLIHKAVGWMLREIGKRDSEVEEEFLRRHHQHMPRTMLRYAIEKFSEDKRRWYLLKGRK, encoded by the coding sequence ATGCTTTATGAAGCCCGCGATGCACTCCGAAAGTTCTCCAGCGAAGCGGACGCGAGGCATCTGCAACGGTTCTTCAAGACCGGTCCCGGCGAGTACGGGGAAGGGGATCGGTTCATCGGGGTCCGGGTTCCCGCGACCCGCAAGGTCGCCCGGATGTTCCGGGCCATGCCCCCGGCCGACGCGCAAACCCTCCTGACCTCGGAAATCCATGAGGAGCGCCTCCTGGCCCTGCTCATCCTGATCGGCCATTATCAACGCGGAACCGCCGACCAGAAACAGGAAATCTTCGACCTGTATCTCGCCAATACCCGCCACATCAATAACTGGGACCTCGTCGACGTCTCAGCCGAACACGTGGTCGGCGCCCACCTCTGGGACAAAAATCGCGATCCTCTCATCAATCTGGCCCGCTCCGCCGACCTCTGGGAACGGCGCATCGCGGTCATGGCCACCTTTCACTTCATCAAGAAGCACCAATTCGACGACACGTTGAAGATCGCCGAAATGCTCCTTTCCGACGCCCACGACCTGATCCACAAGGCCGTGGGCTGGATGCTAAGGGAAATCGGCAAGCGGGATTCGGAAGTAGAAGAGGAGTTCCTGCGACGTCACCACCAGCACATGCCCAGAACCATGCTCCGCTACGCTATCGAGAAATTTTCCGAGGATAAACGTCGCTGGTATTTGCTGAAGGGGCGGAAGTGA
- a CDS encoding acyl-CoA dehydratase activase has product MAYHIGVDVGSVSVNCVVLDDSETLVHEAPYRRHFGLVLDETARVLEDVLGRFPREDIHSISFTGNQGQAIGELLGAPFEVETIAQVLGTTKVAPGVRSIISIGGQDAALFELDYDQQGQWRLAAFNVNGPCASGTGSFIDQQAERLTFAMYGEQFDMNQEKLQKVLEDFIALGATSTYPAPVACRCTVFTKSDMIHLQNKGETLPNIIAGLHHGTAANYMSTIVANRELVEPVVFIGGMASNRLQVEAFRKYYPNLTVPEHHASLGALGTALQSLRGKIKSSVDLGLLRSPAASKVDAIGRAKPLSLEYTDFDPDNTLPPLPEGDEVIDAYLGVDIGSTSTKYALIDDQGRIIHKRYVPTQGKPIEVAQGLLRHLQGEVGPRVQLKAVATTGSGRNVVGDFISADLVIDEITAHARGAVAVDPEIDTIFEIGGQDSKYIAIDKTHPTDFMMNKVCAAGTGSFLHELANKMNINIIGEFQEVALAAKNPVNLAERCTVFMESDLTAYAQKGAGREDLIAGLCYAIVRNYLHRVVENRRIGQRIMFLGGPSLNKGIVAAFEKVAGKPILVPKHREVMGAFGAALAVRELAQAGKVEEKQRDLEHLAGLEVAFKESICRADKNCHNECKLKIYNFGGRKSVWGGDCGRYETTLAAVRKETDYFQLRWNLFRDAVQAAGAHLGEGRTQKDDRPVIGVPLSLHSLDWGVFWAHLLTGMGLRPVFSPPTTQAMAMAGVESMTAEMCFPVKVFHGHVHHLLEHADYLFLPNVINMATADPEEKGQFCPLVESSQYLVRAALRIDNERIIRPTLFLKDGPEMLVDAVYDSLPPSLRPSKPVVTRALHRAWDEQHKFKADLRRRGREILSQVTDDEAVWIVTGRPYNLYDERLNLQMGRQMAKLGIKALPLDFLDVDDESLEDFPRMYWGLGARILRATKKIARNPNWFGVHLTNFSCGPDSFIEHFYGHVLSDKPFLILELDEHSAVAGMLTRIEAFRNVVKNVRAAR; this is encoded by the coding sequence ATGGCTTATCATATCGGCGTTGACGTCGGTTCCGTCAGCGTCAACTGCGTTGTTCTCGACGATTCCGAAACCCTTGTTCACGAAGCCCCGTACCGCCGTCATTTCGGCCTGGTTCTCGATGAAACGGCCAGGGTCCTGGAAGATGTTCTCGGCCGTTTTCCCCGGGAAGATATTCACTCTATTTCTTTCACCGGCAACCAGGGCCAAGCCATCGGCGAGCTGCTGGGAGCGCCTTTCGAGGTGGAGACCATCGCCCAGGTGCTCGGCACGACCAAGGTCGCTCCCGGCGTGCGCAGCATCATCAGCATCGGAGGGCAGGACGCGGCCCTGTTCGAGTTGGACTACGATCAGCAGGGCCAGTGGCGGTTGGCCGCCTTCAACGTCAACGGTCCCTGCGCCTCGGGCACCGGCTCGTTCATCGACCAGCAGGCCGAACGGCTGACCTTTGCCATGTACGGCGAACAGTTCGACATGAACCAGGAAAAGCTGCAAAAGGTTCTGGAAGACTTCATCGCCCTGGGCGCGACCAGCACCTATCCGGCCCCGGTGGCCTGCCGCTGCACCGTGTTCACCAAGTCGGACATGATCCATCTCCAGAACAAGGGCGAGACTCTGCCGAACATCATCGCCGGTTTGCACCACGGCACCGCGGCCAACTATATGAGCACCATCGTGGCCAACCGGGAACTGGTGGAGCCGGTGGTCTTCATCGGCGGCATGGCCTCCAACCGGCTTCAGGTTGAGGCTTTTCGCAAATACTACCCCAATCTGACGGTTCCGGAGCACCACGCTTCCCTGGGCGCCCTGGGCACGGCCCTGCAATCCCTGCGCGGCAAGATCAAGAGCAGCGTCGATCTCGGACTGCTGCGCTCCCCGGCGGCTTCCAAGGTGGACGCCATTGGTCGGGCCAAGCCGCTTTCCCTGGAATATACCGACTTTGACCCGGACAACACCCTGCCGCCCCTGCCCGAGGGCGACGAAGTCATTGACGCCTATCTCGGCGTGGACATCGGCTCCACCTCCACCAAGTACGCCCTGATCGACGATCAGGGCCGGATCATTCACAAGCGCTACGTGCCCACCCAGGGCAAACCCATCGAGGTGGCCCAGGGGCTGTTGCGCCATCTCCAGGGCGAGGTCGGCCCGCGCGTCCAGCTCAAGGCCGTGGCCACCACCGGCTCGGGCCGCAACGTGGTCGGTGACTTCATCAGCGCGGATCTGGTCATCGACGAGATCACGGCCCATGCCCGGGGCGCGGTGGCCGTGGACCCGGAAATCGACACCATCTTTGAGATCGGGGGCCAGGATTCCAAGTATATCGCCATCGACAAGACCCACCCCACGGACTTCATGATGAACAAGGTCTGCGCCGCGGGCACGGGAAGCTTCCTGCACGAGTTGGCCAACAAGATGAACATCAACATCATCGGCGAGTTCCAGGAGGTGGCCCTGGCGGCCAAGAACCCGGTGAATCTGGCCGAACGCTGCACCGTGTTCATGGAATCCGACTTGACCGCCTACGCCCAGAAGGGCGCGGGACGGGAGGACCTCATCGCCGGGCTGTGCTACGCCATTGTTCGCAACTACCTGCACCGGGTGGTGGAAAACCGGCGCATCGGCCAGCGGATCATGTTCCTGGGCGGGCCGTCCCTGAACAAGGGCATTGTCGCAGCCTTTGAAAAGGTGGCTGGCAAGCCCATCCTGGTGCCCAAACACCGGGAGGTCATGGGGGCCTTTGGCGCGGCCCTGGCCGTACGCGAACTGGCCCAGGCCGGCAAGGTGGAGGAAAAGCAGCGCGATTTGGAGCACCTGGCCGGGCTGGAAGTGGCCTTCAAGGAGAGCATCTGTCGGGCGGACAAGAACTGCCACAATGAGTGCAAGCTGAAGATCTACAATTTCGGCGGGCGCAAGAGCGTCTGGGGCGGGGATTGCGGCCGATACGAAACCACGCTGGCCGCGGTGCGTAAGGAGACGGACTATTTCCAGTTGCGCTGGAACCTGTTCCGGGACGCCGTCCAGGCTGCCGGGGCGCATCTGGGAGAAGGGCGGACGCAAAAGGACGACCGCCCGGTGATCGGCGTGCCCTTGAGCCTGCATTCCCTGGACTGGGGGGTGTTTTGGGCCCATTTATTGACAGGCATGGGCCTGCGCCCGGTCTTTAGCCCGCCCACCACCCAGGCCATGGCCATGGCCGGGGTGGAGAGCATGACCGCGGAAATGTGCTTTCCGGTCAAGGTGTTCCACGGCCATGTGCATCACCTTCTGGAGCACGCGGACTATCTCTTCCTGCCCAACGTGATCAACATGGCCACCGCGGACCCAGAGGAAAAGGGCCAGTTCTGCCCCCTGGTGGAAAGCTCCCAGTACCTGGTCCGGGCCGCCCTGCGCATCGACAACGAGCGGATCATCCGGCCCACCCTGTTCCTCAAGGACGGTCCGGAAATGCTGGTGGACGCGGTCTACGACAGCCTGCCTCCGTCTTTGCGCCCATCCAAGCCGGTTGTGACCCGGGCCCTGCACCGGGCCTGGGACGAGCAGCACAAGTTCAAGGCCGACCTGCGCCGCCGGGGCCGCGAAATACTCAGTCAGGTCACCGACGACGAGGCCGTCTGGATCGTCACCGGGCGGCCCTACAATCTGTACGACGAGCGGTTGAACCTGCAAATGGGTCGGCAGATGGCCAAGCTGGGCATCAAGGCCCTGCCCCTGGACTTCCTGGACGTGGATGACGAATCCCTGGAGGACTTCCCCCGGATGTACTGGGGCCTGGGAGCCCGCATCCTGCGGGCCACCAAAAAGATCGCCCGCAACCCCAACTGGTTCGGGGTGCACCTGACCAACTTCTCCTGCGGCCCGGACTCGTTCATCGAACACTTCTACGGCCACGTGCTCAGCGACAAACCCTTCCTGATCCTGGAACTGGACGAACACAGCGCCGTAGCCGGCATGCTCACCCGGATCGAGGCGTTCCGGAACGTGGTTAAGAACGTACGAGCGGCACGATAG
- a CDS encoding type II toxin-antitoxin system VapC family toxin, producing the protein MVGSGGGKLSASALKRIQAEPVVHVSAISGFEIGIKQRKGKLTLPASLDTWFAAIIDHHDLSVLPLGLEACIRATELPQIHNDPCDRMIIATALMGRRSVVTHDSVFKEYGVDVVM; encoded by the coding sequence TTGGTTGGCTCAGGGGGAGGCAAGCTGTCCGCATCCGCCCTGAAACGAATTCAGGCCGAGCCCGTCGTGCATGTCAGCGCGATTTCCGGGTTCGAGATCGGGATCAAGCAACGCAAGGGCAAGCTGACCCTGCCGGCCTCCCTGGATACGTGGTTTGCGGCGATTATCGACCACCACGACCTGAGCGTTTTACCCCTTGGCCTGGAAGCGTGCATCCGGGCCACTGAACTCCCTCAGATCCACAATGACCCCTGCGACAGAATGATTATCGCGACGGCACTCATGGGCCGTCGCTCCGTGGTCACCCACGACTCCGTTTTCAAGGAATACGGTGTCGATGTCGTCATGTAG
- a CDS encoding ATP-dependent nuclease encodes MTDLKVVSEKEELEPIKPKATLAEITFSGGDKVELSENEKVILVGPNNSGKSQSLREVVQICQSGNAEQCLVVKDLKLNKNGSSKELLEYLNKNADLINEQFQVSDYLIHRSHVRFWDNNPYLINGLHAGSIKNIAANDRLNICNQQNSLSPGQHKTKPQHVLYDDEELMKRVSDLFRKAFSRDLMFDFRGGSKLPIHVGQIPNDENIVDRVGNDYVSKVRGNPLLDKQGDGIKSYAGILFETVASERDITLLDEPEAFLHPPQMRKLGETLSSEVKGQLIVATHSSDILRGFLEGTKGRVRILRIQREGDINVVYEAASETIKELWEKPELRYSNALEGIFHEQTIICEDDSDCRLINSAADYINSNSAAPFKDTSYVPTGGKHGIPKVADVLRKIGVPIKAVFDIDFLSERDLVKNTVSAFGGNWIDIEVLWERVDSAVRGGIKPKSVETIKSEIIQTLQNAGNEKLPKGDITALMKQGTAWNEVKKFGEIAIPNGQAQTDYKALKSALENLGIFVIPVGEIEKFCPEIGSHGPKFVTKLLTDIPLLDSRLADLRDFVAHIHR; translated from the coding sequence ATGACTGATTTAAAAGTAGTGTCAGAAAAAGAAGAATTGGAGCCAATTAAGCCCAAGGCGACATTAGCAGAAATCACTTTCTCTGGTGGAGATAAAGTTGAGCTTAGTGAAAACGAAAAGGTAATACTGGTAGGCCCGAACAATAGCGGAAAATCTCAATCGTTGAGAGAAGTAGTACAAATCTGCCAATCCGGCAATGCGGAGCAGTGTCTGGTTGTTAAGGATTTAAAGCTCAATAAAAATGGTAGCTCTAAAGAGCTTCTTGAGTACCTTAATAAAAACGCAGATTTAATTAATGAGCAATTTCAGGTGTCCGACTACTTAATACACAGGTCACACGTTCGCTTCTGGGATAACAATCCGTACCTAATTAATGGTCTGCATGCTGGTAGTATAAAAAATATTGCTGCTAATGATCGACTAAATATTTGCAATCAGCAAAATAGCCTTTCGCCAGGTCAACATAAAACGAAGCCGCAGCATGTTCTTTATGATGACGAAGAACTGATGAAGCGGGTCAGTGACCTATTTAGAAAGGCTTTCTCAAGAGATTTGATGTTTGATTTTCGTGGTGGTAGTAAGCTTCCAATCCACGTAGGGCAGATCCCGAATGACGAAAACATAGTGGATCGCGTAGGAAATGATTATGTATCAAAAGTTCGTGGAAACCCTCTTTTAGATAAGCAAGGCGACGGCATAAAGAGTTATGCTGGAATTCTATTTGAGACAGTTGCTTCAGAGAGAGATATTACCCTTCTGGATGAGCCGGAAGCATTCTTGCATCCTCCTCAAATGAGAAAGCTGGGAGAGACATTATCATCTGAAGTTAAGGGGCAATTAATTGTTGCAACACATAGCAGTGATATTCTCCGGGGGTTCTTAGAAGGAACCAAAGGTAGAGTTCGAATATTAAGAATTCAACGAGAAGGTGATATTAATGTTGTATACGAAGCTGCATCTGAGACTATAAAAGAGCTTTGGGAAAAGCCAGAGTTGAGATATTCCAATGCTCTAGAGGGTATATTTCATGAGCAAACAATTATATGTGAAGATGATAGTGATTGCCGTCTAATTAATTCTGCTGCTGATTACATTAATAGCAACAGCGCAGCTCCTTTCAAAGATACCTCATATGTACCCACCGGCGGCAAACATGGGATACCTAAAGTAGCCGACGTATTAAGAAAGATAGGTGTTCCAATCAAAGCCGTTTTCGATATAGATTTCTTATCTGAGCGAGATTTAGTCAAGAACACTGTTTCAGCGTTTGGTGGAAACTGGATTGATATCGAAGTTTTGTGGGAAAGAGTCGACTCTGCTGTAAGAGGTGGAATTAAGCCAAAATCAGTAGAAACCATAAAGTCCGAAATAATCCAAACGTTGCAGAATGCAGGCAATGAAAAATTACCGAAAGGCGATATAACAGCACTGATGAAGCAAGGCACTGCTTGGAATGAGGTTAAAAAATTTGGTGAAATTGCGATTCCTAATGGTCAAGCGCAAACGGACTACAAAGCTCTCAAGTCTGCTTTAGAGAATTTAGGTATATTTGTCATACCAGTGGGAGAAATAGAAAAATTCTGTCCGGAAATTGGGTCACATGGTCCTAAGTTCGTTACCAAGCTGCTAACTGATATACCCTTGTTGGATTCACGTCTAGCCGATTTAAGAGACTTCGTTGCGCACATACATAGATGA
- a CDS encoding type II toxin-antitoxin system Phd/YefM family antitoxin, translated as MLIVNIHEAKTKLSALLADVEKTGQTVRICRNGKAVADLVPHRHRDRTHPHPIMGSLTLDYDPVEPLSPDEWPEQQR; from the coding sequence ATGCTGATTGTCAACATCCATGAGGCCAAGACCAAGCTTTCCGCGTTGCTGGCGGACGTGGAAAAAACAGGGCAAACCGTGAGGATCTGCCGCAACGGCAAGGCCGTGGCCGACCTCGTACCGCACCGGCATCGGGATCGGACCCACCCCCATCCGATCATGGGAAGCCTGACCCTGGATTACGATCCCGTGGAGCCGTTGTCGCCCGACGAATGGCCGGAGCAGCAGCGGTGA
- a CDS encoding toxin-antitoxin system TumE family protein, with the protein MAIFKLLDSLQFIFSYTVLDFKTWPTGSYLKMRIVFNDQSVLHVREYSDERERNYSYHWQDEHGTLIARWDNAPHHSHLTSFPHHRHKDNHVEESFEISLEDVLKRIEINM; encoded by the coding sequence ATGGCAATTTTCAAATTGCTTGATTCTCTTCAATTTATTTTTTCATACACTGTTCTTGATTTCAAAACATGGCCAACGGGATCATATCTCAAAATGAGGATCGTTTTTAATGATCAAAGCGTTCTGCATGTTCGTGAATACAGTGATGAAAGAGAGCGAAATTATTCGTATCACTGGCAGGATGAACACGGAACGCTGATTGCTCGCTGGGATAACGCTCCGCATCATTCACATCTCACCTCATTTCCGCATCACCGGCATAAGGATAATCACGTAGAGGAAAGTTTTGAAATATCTCTCGAAGATGTGTTGAAACGTATCGAAATAAATATGTAG
- a CDS encoding LysE family translocator gives MFTPEFLITSLIVILIPGTGVVFTVSTGLARGCRASFFASVGCTLGIVPHLLATVFGLAAVMHTSALAFQLLKYAGVAYLLYLAVATWRDRSDLAAQPLGARCGSLGLVVKAFLLNILNPKLTIFFLAFLPQFINASAGAPLLQLLGLSAVFMAMTFVVFVVYGLLAHLFRRAVIESPRVQAWLRRGFAAAFAGLGAQLAVSER, from the coding sequence ATGTTCACCCCTGAATTCCTCATCACATCATTGATCGTCATCCTCATTCCCGGAACCGGCGTCGTGTTCACGGTCTCCACGGGGCTTGCGCGCGGGTGCCGGGCGAGTTTCTTTGCTTCGGTAGGCTGCACTCTGGGCATCGTGCCCCACTTGCTGGCCACCGTGTTCGGTCTGGCCGCGGTCATGCATACCAGTGCGCTGGCGTTCCAACTGCTCAAGTACGCCGGAGTCGCCTACTTGCTGTACCTTGCCGTGGCCACATGGCGCGACCGCTCGGACCTGGCCGCGCAGCCCCTTGGAGCAAGGTGCGGATCGCTGGGTTTGGTCGTCAAGGCGTTTCTCCTGAACATCCTCAACCCCAAGCTGACCATCTTCTTTTTGGCGTTCCTGCCTCAGTTCATCAACGCCAGCGCGGGCGCGCCCCTGTTGCAGCTGCTCGGCCTCAGCGCCGTGTTCATGGCAATGACCTTCGTGGTTTTTGTCGTGTATGGATTGCTGGCTCACCTGTTCCGCCGCGCGGTCATCGAATCGCCGCGCGTTCAGGCTTGGCTGCGTCGGGGTTTCGCGGCGGCGTTCGCCGGGCTGGGAGCGCAGTTGGCGGTGTCCGAGCGGTGA
- a CDS encoding queuosine precursor transporter, with the protein MNEALWLGFAFLDLVMVVVVFRFFGKQGLFAMIVFNLILCNIQVLKTIELFGLTTTLGNILYASVFFSTDLLGEHYGREEAKKAVLLGFLSLILAVTYMQIALFFTPAVSDFAQPHLEAIFGVLPRIVLASMVAYIVSQWHDIWAFHFWKARTGGKHLWLRNNASTLVSQLLDTVIFCSIAFLGIFPMDVWIQIVISTYLIKLLVGLLDTPFMYLAARIRPRDAVHS; encoded by the coding sequence ATGAACGAAGCACTTTGGCTGGGATTCGCCTTTCTGGATTTGGTCATGGTCGTGGTGGTCTTCCGCTTTTTCGGCAAGCAGGGCTTGTTCGCCATGATCGTCTTCAATCTGATCCTGTGCAACATTCAAGTGCTCAAGACCATCGAGCTGTTCGGCCTGACCACCACGCTGGGCAATATTCTGTATGCCAGCGTGTTTTTCTCCACGGACCTGCTGGGCGAGCATTACGGGCGGGAAGAGGCCAAAAAGGCCGTGTTGCTGGGTTTCCTGAGCCTGATCCTGGCCGTGACCTACATGCAGATCGCCCTGTTCTTCACCCCGGCCGTCTCGGACTTCGCCCAACCTCACCTGGAAGCCATTTTCGGCGTCTTGCCCCGGATCGTCCTGGCCAGCATGGTCGCCTACATCGTCTCCCAGTGGCACGACATCTGGGCCTTTCATTTCTGGAAGGCGCGCACCGGCGGCAAGCACCTCTGGCTGCGCAACAACGCCAGCACCCTGGTCAGTCAGCTTCTGGACACCGTGATCTTCTGCTCCATCGCCTTTCTGGGCATTTTCCCCATGGACGTCTGGATTCAGATCGTGATCAGCACGTACCTGATCAAGCTGCTGGTCGGGCTTTTGGACACTCCGTTCATGTACCTGGCGGCCCGGATTCGGCCACGGGACGCCGTTCACTCGTAG